In Prunus dulcis chromosome 2, ALMONDv2, whole genome shotgun sequence, a single genomic region encodes these proteins:
- the LOC117619488 gene encoding putative disease resistance protein At1g50180, which produces MAEAVVTIVAEGIKPLVDYIIQQANFLGGVSDQVEVAQTELQLMLGYLKDADARQGEDEVVRIWVATIRDAAYDLEDVIETFVLKVASRREGSLKIVLKRFACIFREGYHLYKTGLEIEKITTKLSTLRSVLQSYNIRETRGSGGGGGSSFERQQEMRLTYPHVIEREVVGLDDGVNILATHLVEEEKCSRVVSIWGMGGSGKTTIAKQVFHHSKVRRSFDCFAWVCISQQCQGIDVLEEILIKLTSATNEQREEIEKMKKDRVAEKLCIIQRERKCLVVLDDIWTRDAWNTLKAGFPINQETKSRILLTTRNKEVASHVDENGFLYQPHALNDDESWELFEKIALFGRDYTNSESYAKKEELGKKMLQRCAGLPLAISVLAGLLARKDTVEEWNTVLENVDVYIRRGTILEREYKGQEYEGTSWVLALSYDDLPYRLKLCFLYLGLFPEDYEIPVKRLTKLWVAEGLSSASMEIMEEVSYSCLIELVNRCMVQVGKYGSTKNVKTCRLHDLMRDLCVLKATEQSFLHTINVSAATGTKAAPTSKVRKLAIYLDKEVDKLVPTSDERDGHLRSLLYFVPTQFFWNKRVMRSIFEDYKLLRVLKFEDMLGGVELPSTIGNLVHLRFLSLKNSRIKKLRSSIANLVCLQTLDLRCRILVRRIPNVIRDMEQLKHLYLPASYNRVSGKLRLATLPHLQTLVNVSSKDCDLIDLAELRYLRKLVVEVQSLKNLEEMLKSTSITFNRLRSLSVQSDNEEVLLRMPLSCHHIFKLQLKGPIKELPEGLKNYQNLTKISLSETLLKDDQIEILENLPKLRMLFLEGYTSVHIRAFPRTLVCSAGGFPYLEFLSLRQLCKLKEWRMENGAMPSLRRLHIEHCIDLTSVPDGLQYITTLKELHVKRMPSTFCDRLQEGGEDFYKIQHVPSVMLFQIW; this is translated from the exons ATGGCTGAGGCTGTTGTTACAATTGTTGCAGAAGGGATCAAGCCCCTCGTAGACTACATCATTCAGCAGGCGAATTTTTTGGGTGGAGTCAGCGATCAAGTTGAGGTTGCGCAAACTGAGCTACAATTAATGCTGGGCTACCTGAAAGACGCAGATGCCAGACAAGGAGAGGATGAAGTAGTACGCATTTGGGTTGCAACCATTAGAGATGCTGCTTATGATTTGGAGGATGTGATTGAAACCTTTGTCTTGAAGGTGGCTTCCAGGAGGGAAGGAAGTTTGAAGATTGTTTTGAAAAGGTTTGCTTGCATCTTTAGAGAAGGATATCATCTTTACAAGACAGGGTTGGAAATTGAGAAGATTACAACTAAACTTTCCACATTGAGATCGGTTTTGCAAAGTTATAATATAAGAGAAACAAGGGGGAGTGGTGGAGGTGGCGGTTCTTCTTTTGAGAGGCAACAAGAGATGAGGCTAACTTATCCCCATGTTATTGAACGTGAAGTTGTTGGGTTGGACGACGGCGTAAATATATTGGCTACGCATTtagtggaagaagaaaaatgcagTCGAGTTGTTTCTATATGGGGCATGGGCGGTTCCGGGAAAACCACAATTGCAAAACAGGTTTTTCATCATAGTAAAGTTCGACGAAGTTTTGATTGTTTTGCTTGGGTGTGCATATCTCAACAATGTCAAGGAATTGATGTTCTGGAAGAAATCTTAATTAAACTTACTTCTGCTACCAATGagcaaagagaagaaattgaaaaaatgaagaaggaTAGAGTAGCAGAGAAGCTTTGTATCATCCAAAGAGAAAGGAAATGCTTGGTTGTGCTTGATGACATTTGGACCCGTGATGCTTGGAACACTTTAAAAGCTGGATTTCCAATTAACCAGGAAACAAAGAGCCGAATATTACTCACCACACGCAACAAGGAAGTAGCCTCACATGTAGACGAAAATGGTTTCCTCTACCAACCTCATGCATTGAATGATGATGAAAGCTGGGAATTATTTGAGAAGATAGCACTTTTTGGAAGGGATTATACAA ACTCTGAATCATATGCAAAGAAGGAAGAACTAGGAAAGAAGATGCTTCAACGTTGTGCAGGGTTGCCATTAGCAATCAGTGTGCTTGCAGGACTTTTAGCTAGAAAAGACACTGTTGAGGAATGGAATACAGTGCTTGAGAATGTTGATGTATATATAAGGAGAGGTACAATTCTTGAACGAGAATATAAAGGTCAAGAATATGAAGGTACGTCATGGGTGTTGGCATTGAGTTATGATGACTTACCGTATCGCTTGAAACTTTGTTTTCTATATTTAGGCCTATTTCCTGAAGATTATGAGATACCAGTGAAAAGATTGACTAAATTGTGGGTGGCAGAAGGCCTATCATCAGCATCCATGGAAATTATGGAAGAAGTATCCTATAGCTGCTTAATTGAGTTGGTGAATAGGTGCATGGTTCAAGTTGGAAAATACGGTTCAACTAAGAATGTTAAAACTTGTCGTCTCCATGATCTTATGCGAGACTTGTGCGTACTAAAGGCCACAGAACAGAGCTTTCTCCATACTATCAATGTTTCTGCAGCCACAGGAACCAAGGCAGCCCCAACCAGTAAGGTTCGAAAGCTTGCCATCTATTTGGACAAAGAAGTTGACAAATTAGTTCCCACATCAGATGAAAGAGATGGTCACCTCAGATCTCTTTTATACTTTGTCCCAACACAATTTTTCTGGAATAAAAGAGTAATGCGGTCAATATTTGAGGACTATAAATTGCTTAGAGTATTGAAGTTTGAAGATATGTTAGGAGGAGTAGAGTTACCAAGTACGATAGGGAATCTAGTCCACTTAAGGTTTTTGAGTCTAAAGAATagtagaataaagaaattgagGTCATCAATAGCAAATTTGGTATGTTTGCAAACTCTAGATTTACGTTGTCGTATCTTGGTGAGGAGAATCCCAAATGTGATTAGGGACATGGAACAATTGAAACATTTATATTTACCTGCTTCTTATAACAGAGTAAGTGGTAAACTGAGATTGGCTACTCTTCCCCATTTGCAAACATTAGTCAATGTTTCAAGTAAGGATTGTGATTTGATTGATCTTGCTGAATTACGTTACCTCAGAAAACTGGTCGTAGAAGTACAGAGCTTGAAAAATCTTGAGGAGATGTTGAAGTCAACAAGCATTACATTTAACCGCCTTAGGTCTTTATCTGTGCAATCTGATAACGAAGAAGTTTTATTGAGGATGCCATTAAGCTGTCATCATATATTCAAGCTGCAATTAAAGGGGCCAATAAAAGAGTTGCCAGAGGGGCTCAAGAACTATCAGAACCTCACCAAGATATCGCTTTCTGAAACTCTTCTCAAGGATGACCAGATAGAAATACTAGAAAACCTGCCAAAGTTAAGAATGCTTTTCCTCGAAGGTTATACTTCTGTGCATATCAGGGCTTTTCCAAGAACACTTGTTTGCTCAGCAGGAGGCTTTCCTTATCTCGAATTCCTTTCCCTCCGTCAGTTGTGTAAACTGAAGGAGTGGAGGATGGAGAATGGAGCCATGCCTAGTCTCAGGAGGTTGCACATTGAACACTGCATAGATTTGACGTCAGTTCCAGATGGCCTTCAGTATATTACTACCCTTAAGGAATTGCATGTTAAACGGATGCCTTCTACATTCTGTGATAGGCTTCAGGAAGGAGGAGAGGATTTCTACAAAATCCAACATGTGCCTTCTGTTATGTTGTTTCAGATCTGGTAG
- the LOC117618174 gene encoding putative disease resistance protein At1g50180, translated as MADAVVSFVLEQLTDSVIQELKFLGGVRDQVKLAQTQLQLMRGYLKDADSRQGESEAIRIWVANIKDAAYDLDDAIETFVLKMASKRNANLFKRIAYICVGGVYLYKIGSEIKKITTKISELRSSLPGDLRESGGDTSFQRQRERRIAYPHIIEPHVVGLAGGTEILATHLIKEKGPRVVSIWGMGGLGKTTLAKQVYHHSKVKRHFDCFAWVCISQQCQGREVLKEILTKLISPTNEQRQKIADLGKDQIAEWLWNTQRERKCLVVLDDIWTRDAWRSLEVGFPMTEETESRILLTTRNKEVASYVDKNGFLYEPQPLNDDESWELFEKRAMFETEYTNHKIYEQKKELGTKMLQNCKGLPLAITVLAGLLARKDTVDEWNIVHKNVYAYIRRGTDLGPDYKGEGYEGVSWLLELSYDNLPYYLKLCFLYLAHFPEDYEIPVGTLTKLWMAEGFISSASAEVIEDVSYMCLSELVGRCMVQVGKHGSRKKIKTCHLHDLMRDLCMLKAKEGNFLHIINYSAAVETNETPNGRVRRLAIYLDKTVDTYGPEKDENYGHIRSLLYFVPEYYFMKSKALWLESLFKNFTLLRVMKFEGMSVGKHKLPGEIGNLVHLRFLSVKDSDIRAIPSSIATLVCLQTLDLRTMWGTEIPNGNVFSKMEKLRHIYLPKYHSARRLLFATEVVNLHTVVNIYIQASSDLDDFVKLTNLRKLGVITFDGGEKKEKGTNIIFKHLQSLSVDSTLFSSGLFSGMSTFLPIPWNIVLSCPNIYKLRLRGEIAELPEDLMCLTNLTKLTLREFGNLKDDHIKVFEKLPSLRMLFASCGNFPEFLVCSKGGFPFLEFLSLHLVEELKEWKVEKGAMPSLCRLHIDHCLVLEAVPDGLQYITSLNELTIKSMLPEFCSRLRKGGEDFYKIQHVQSVIISYD; from the exons ATGGCGGATGCGGTTGTTTCCTTTGTGCTGGAACAGCTCACTGACTCTGTCATTCAGGAATTGAAATTCTTGGGTGGAGTGAGAGATCAGGTGAAGCTTGCACAAACCCAGCTACAATTGATGCGAGGCTACCTCAAAGATGCAGATTCAAGACAAGGAGAAAGTGAAGCAATACGCATTTGGGTGGCAAATATTAAAGATGCGGCTTATGATCTGGACGACGCCATCGAAACTTTTGTCTTAAAAATGGCTTCCAAGAGGAATGCAAATCTTTTCAAAAGGATTGCTTACATCTGCGTAGGAGGAGtttatctttacaagattggttcagaaatcaagaaaattaCTACCAAAATTTCAGAGTTGAGATCGAGCCTGCCAGGTGACCTAAGGGAGAGTGGAGGTGACACTTCTTTTCAGAGGCAACGAGAACGGAGGATAGCTTATCCTCATATTATCGAACCTCATGTGGTTGGGTTAGCCGGTGGAACGGAGATATTGGCTACGCATTTGATCAAAGAAAAAGGCCCCCGAGTTGTTTCTATTTGGGGGATGGGCGGGTTGGGTAAAACCACTCTTGCAAAACAAGTTTATCATCACAGTAAGGTTAAGCGTCATTTCGATTGTTTTGCCTGGGTGTGTATCTCTCAACAATGCCAGGGACGGGAGGTTTTGAAAGAAATTCTGACAAAACTCATTTCTCCTACCAATGAGCAAAGACAAAAAATTGCAGATCTGGGGAAGGATCAAATTGCAGAGTGGCTTTGGAATACGCAGAGAGAAAGGAAATGTTTGGTGGTGCTGGATGACATTTGGACCCGTGATGCGTGGAGGTCGTTGGAAGTGGGATTTCCAATGACTGAGGAAACTGAGAGTCGAATTTTACTCACTACTCGCAACAAAGAAGTCGCTTCGTATGTGGACAAAAATGGTTTCCTCTACGAACCACAGCCGTTGAATGATGATGAAAGCTGGGAACTGTTTGAGAAGAGAGCAATGTTTGAAACGGAATATACAA ACCATAAAATTTatgaacaaaagaaagagCTAGGAACAAAGATGCTTCAAAATTGCAAAGGTTTGCCATTAGCCATCACGGTGCTTGCAGGACTGCTAGCTAGAAAAGACACAGTTGATGAGTGGAATATTGTCCATAAGAATGTTTATGCATATATAAGAAGAGGCACAGACCTTGGGCCCGATTACAAAGGTGAAGGATATGAAGGGGTATCATGGTTATTGGAATTGAGTTACGATAACTTACCATATTACTTAAAACTATGTTTTCTCTACTTAGCCCATTTTCCAGAAGATTATGAAATACCAGTGGGTACACTGACTAAACTATGGATGGCAGAAGGTTTTATATCATCAGCATCAGCGGAAGTAATAGAAGATGTATCATATATGTGCTTAAGTGAGTTGGTGGGCAGGTGTATGGTTCAAGTTGGAAAACATGgttcaagaaagaaaatcaagaCTTGTCATCTCCATGATCTTATGCGAGACTTATGCATGTTAAAGGCAAAAGAGGGGAACTTTCTCCATATTATCAATTATTCTGCAGCTGTGGAGACCAATGAAACACCAAACGGTAGAGTTCGAAGACTTGCCATCTATTTGGACAAAACGGTTGATACATATGGTCCAGAGAAAGATGAAAATTATGGACATATTAGGTCTTTGTTATACTTTGTCCCAGAATACTACTTCATGAAGTCAAAGGCATTATGGTTAGA GTCTCTATTCAAGAACTTCACATTACTTAGAGTTATGAAGTTTGAAGGTATGAGTGTTGGAAAACACAAATTACCAGGTGAAATTGGGAATCTAGTGCACTTAAGGTTTTTAAGTGTGAAGGATAGTGATATTCGAGCGATACCATCATCTATAGCAACTTTGGTATGTTTGCAGACTCTAGATTTACGTACAATGTGGGGGACTGAAATTCCAAATGGAAACGTGTTTTCCAAGATGGAAAAATTGAGACATATATACTTACCCAAATATCACAGTGCAAGACGTCTGTTATTTGCTACTGAGGTAGTGAATTTGCACACGGTAGTCAATATTTATATTCAGGCATCATCTGATCTAGATGATTTTGTTAAACTAACCAACCTTAGAAAATTGGGAGTTATCACATTTGACggaggggaaaaaaaggagaaagggACAAACATCATATTTAAGCACCTCCAGTCTCTATCGGTGGACTCCACATTGTTCTCTAGTGGATTGTTCTCTGGTATGTCCACGTTTTTACCAATACCATGGAACATAGTATTAAGCTGTCCTAATATATACAAGCTGCGACTACGCGGAGAAATCGCTGAGTTACCAGAAGACCTCATGTGCCTTACGAACCTCACCAAGCTTACACTGAGAGAATTTGGTAATCTCAAGGACGACCACATAAAAGTATTTGAGAAGCTGCCAAGCTTGAGAATGCTTTTTGCTAGTTGCGGGAATTTTCCAGAATTTCTTGTTTGCTCAAAGGGAGGCTTTCCATTTCTcgaatttctttctcttcatttGGTGGAGGAGTTAAAAGAATGGAAGGTGGAGAAAGGAGCCATGCCTAGTCTCTGCAGATTGCATATTGATCATTGCTTAGTTTTGGAGGCAGTTCCTGACGGGCTCCAATATATTACTTCCCTCAATGAATTAACCATCAAATCGATGCTTCCTGAATTCTGTAGCCGGCTTCGAAAAGGAGGAGAAGATTTTTACAAAATCCAACATGTGCAGTCTGTTATAATTTCATATGATTAA
- the LOC117620069 gene encoding uncharacterized protein LOC117620069 yields the protein MILSWILNSLDPDLANSVIYAETAHEVWTDLKERFSQSNAPRIFQIQRSIATHTQDQMPLATYYSKLKNYWDELGSYNDTEVCSCGAKKSLAKREEQQRLMQFLMGLNESYAAIRGQILLMEPLPSVRRAYSLLSQEEKQREITTTHANTESMAMLSIHNKKGGSSKPAYQFRSQQGYNSQQGQNSQPRSSFRGSQKETRRCTHCNGDTHTVDTCYYLKGFPPGHKWHNKEVSLPDRGSSSHQGNQRKSHAANNVQNSDSQVHHLQSIAPHLTLDQCQQIMGAVGKEDVSQTQVNFAGLGYEEDDWIG from the exons ATGATCTTGTCGTGGATTCTCAATTCTTTGGATCCTGACCTTGCTAATAGTGTTATTTATGCTGAGACAGCTCATGAAGTCTGGACTGATTTAAAAGAACGATTTTCACAGAGCAACGCTCCTAGGATTTTTCAGATTCAACGCAGCATAGCGACACATACGCAAGATCAGATGCCTCTGGCAACATATTATTCAAAACTAAAGAACTATTGGGACGAACTGGGTTCCTACAATGATACAGAAGTTTGCTCCTGTGGAGCAAAGAAGTCGTTGGCCAAGCGCGAGGAACAACAACGCTTGATGCAATTTTTGATGGGACTAAATGAATCCTATGCAGCGATCCGAGGGCAGATTCTCCTTATGGAGCCCTTGCCATCAGTTAGAAGGGCATATTCCCTACTTTCACAGGAAGAGAAACAACGTGAAATCACCACTACCCATGCAAATACAGAAAGCATGGCCATGTTAAGTATCCACAATAAGAAAGGGGGTTCTTCTAAACCCGCTTATCAATTCCGCTCACAACAAGGATATAATTCACAACAAGGACAGAACTCACAACCTCGTTCCTCTTTTCGAGGGAGCCAAAAAGAGACTCGACGTTGCACTCACTGCAATGGAGATACTCACACCGTTGATACTTGCTATTATCTCAAAGGGTTCCCTCCAGGACATAAGTGGCACAACAAAGAAGTCTCTCTGCCTGATAGAGGAAGCAGTTCACACCAAGGAAACCAAAGGAAGTCACATGCTGCCAATAATGTCCAAAACTCAGATTCACAAGTTCATCATCTCCAGTCCATCGCGCCCCACCTTACACTAGACCAATGCCAACAAATTATGGGCGCTGTAGGTAAAGAAGATGTTTCACAAACCCAAGTAAATTTTGCAG GACTTGGTTACGAAGAAGATGATTGGATTGGGTAG